In Alphaproteobacteria bacterium, one DNA window encodes the following:
- a CDS encoding ABC transporter permease, producing MVLIDSFRRAADSDIWYSFRASPMTMLAAAVTFFIVAASFLAPLIALQNPFDPANLNLSDAMRPPVGFGGEWSFPMGSDDQGRDLYSAILYGTRLSLEVGFAVVFVSMILGIGLGLIAGYVGGTVDAVIMRIADVQLTFPAILIALLIDGVVRGIISVRRHEEIAVFVIVASISLAFWVQYARTVRGSVMVERNKEYVQAARVIGLPRWLIMIRHVLPNVMGPVLVIATINLGLAIITEATLSFLGVGLPSTQPSLGTLIRIGNEYLNSGEWWITIFPGLTLAILVLAVNLLGDWLRDALNPKLR from the coding sequence ATGGTGCTGATCGACAGCTTCCGGCGCGCCGCCGACAGCGACATCTGGTACAGCTTCCGCGCCTCGCCGATGACCATGCTGGCGGCGGCTGTCACGTTCTTCATCGTCGCGGCGTCGTTTCTCGCGCCGCTGATCGCGCTGCAGAATCCCTTCGATCCGGCCAACCTGAACCTGAGCGACGCCATGCGCCCGCCGGTCGGCTTCGGCGGCGAATGGAGCTTCCCGATGGGCAGCGACGATCAGGGGCGCGACCTCTACTCGGCGATCCTGTACGGCACGCGGCTGTCGCTCGAGGTCGGCTTCGCCGTGGTCTTCGTCTCGATGATCCTCGGCATCGGCCTGGGGCTGATCGCCGGCTATGTCGGCGGCACGGTCGACGCGGTGATCATGCGCATCGCCGACGTGCAGCTGACCTTCCCGGCGATCCTCATCGCGCTGCTGATCGACGGCGTGGTGCGCGGCATCATCTCGGTCCGGCGCCACGAGGAGATCGCGGTCTTCGTCATCGTCGCCTCGATCTCGCTGGCCTTCTGGGTGCAGTATGCCCGCACCGTGCGCGGCTCGGTCATGGTCGAGCGCAACAAGGAATACGTGCAGGCGGCGCGCGTCATCGGCCTGCCGCGCTGGCTGATCATGATCCGCCACGTGCTGCCCAACGTCATGGGCCCGGTGCTGGTGATCGCCACCATCAATCTCGGCCTGGCGATCATCACCGAGGCGACGCTGTCGTTCCTCGGCGTCGGCCTGCCCTCGACGCAGCCGTCGCTGGGCACCCTGATCCGCATCGGCAACGAGTACCTGAACTCCGGCGAATGGTGGATCACCATCTTCCCCGGCCTGACGCTGGCGATCCTGGTGCTTGCCGTGAACCTGCTGGGCGACTGGTTGCGCGACGCCCTCAATCCCAAGCTGCGATGA
- a CDS encoding ABC transporter permease, whose amino-acid sequence MIAFILRRLAQAVGVLLAVGFIAFSLFTYIGDPINAMVGQDTSMEDRQELRKKLGLDDPAPLQFVRFIGNAATGRFGLSYRTSDPVGRLILEKLPATLELSFCAALFAVGAGVPLGVYTGLYPRHWTSRALQAVSLVGISLPTFLIGIMLILFFAVILNVLPSFGRGDTVTFGWWTSGFFTWSGLKALILPSITLGLFQLTLIMRLVRSEMLEVMRTDYIKFARARGLSNRAINFGHALKNTLVPVITITGLQLGAIIAFAIVTETVFAWPGMGQLFVQSVQFADIPVMAAYLLLVSLFFVVINMIVDLLYFVVDPRLRGLGAAAAGRH is encoded by the coding sequence ATGATCGCATTCATTCTGCGACGGCTCGCCCAGGCGGTCGGCGTCCTGCTGGCCGTGGGTTTCATCGCCTTCTCGCTGTTCACCTATATCGGCGATCCGATCAACGCGATGGTCGGCCAGGACACCTCGATGGAGGACCGCCAGGAGCTGCGCAAGAAGCTGGGCCTGGACGATCCGGCGCCGCTGCAGTTCGTGCGCTTCATCGGCAACGCCGCCACCGGGCGCTTCGGGCTGAGCTATCGCACCTCCGATCCGGTCGGACGGCTGATCCTCGAGAAGCTGCCGGCGACCCTGGAGCTGTCGTTCTGCGCCGCGCTGTTCGCCGTCGGCGCCGGCGTCCCGTTGGGCGTCTACACCGGCCTCTATCCGCGACACTGGACCAGCAGGGCATTGCAGGCGGTATCGCTGGTCGGCATTTCGCTGCCGACCTTCCTGATAGGCATCATGCTGATCCTGTTCTTCGCCGTGATCCTCAATGTGCTGCCCTCGTTCGGCCGAGGCGACACGGTGACGTTCGGCTGGTGGACATCGGGCTTCTTCACCTGGTCCGGGCTCAAGGCGTTGATCCTGCCCTCGATCACGCTTGGCCTGTTCCAGCTCACCCTGATCATGCGCCTGGTGCGCTCGGAGATGCTGGAGGTGATGCGCACCGACTACATCAAGTTCGCGCGCGCCCGCGGCCTGTCGAACCGCGCCATCAATTTCGGCCACGCGCTGAAGAACACGCTCGTGCCGGTGATCACCATCACCGGTCTGCAGCTCGGCGCCATCATCGCCTTCGCCATCGTCACCGAGACGGTATTCGCCTGGCCGGGCATGGGCCAGCTCTTCGTCCAGTCGGTGCAGTTCGCCGATATCCCGGTGATGGCCGCCTATCTGCTGCTGGTCAGCCTGTTCTTCGTCGTCATCAACATGATCGTCGACCTGCTGTACTTCGTCGTCGATCCGCGGCTGCGCGGCCTGGGCGCGGCGGCGGCGGGGAGGCACTGA
- a CDS encoding ABC transporter substrate-binding protein — MGKISRWGFAGAAALALAGALVIAPVSQASAKTFKWANAGDVSSMDPYYRNETFLLAFLENIYEPLIRRGKDLGLEAALAEKWGQSSPTVWFFDLRQGVKFHDGTPFTADDVVFSLNRANSGGSNMKAYFASMKEIRKVSDFRIEVETKYPDPLLASKWAAILIMSKAWAEKNNAAVASDATKNEENFATRNAMGTGAFILKERKAGEKTILVKNPNWWDKATHNLDEVIFTPVPNAATRVAALKAGDIDMMYEVPPQDTDNLKRDANVNVIEGPETRVVYLGFDVERDELLESNIKGKNPFKDKRVREAFFRSIDVEAIKRTVMRGQSFPTSLMVAPGINGYVKELDKRPALLKPDEAKKLLADAGYPQGFEVGFDCPNDRYVNDEKICQAVVGMLARIGVKVNLLAQTRSKYFTKILRKSDFKPGETSFYMLGWSPAATYDVHNVFEALIQTPSATTKKGAFNVSGYSNKAIDELADKIEGETDTAKRNAMIVEATRLYTQDYAYIPLHQQAVVWAARKNVSLHQPADNRFPLRFVTLK, encoded by the coding sequence ATGGGCAAAATTTCGCGTTGGGGCTTCGCGGGCGCGGCGGCGCTTGCGTTGGCCGGGGCGTTGGTCATCGCGCCTGTGTCGCAGGCCTCGGCCAAGACGTTCAAGTGGGCGAACGCCGGCGACGTCAGCTCGATGGACCCGTACTATCGCAACGAGACGTTCCTGCTGGCCTTTCTCGAGAACATCTACGAGCCGCTGATCCGGCGCGGCAAGGACCTCGGCCTCGAGGCGGCGCTGGCGGAGAAGTGGGGCCAGTCCTCGCCGACCGTGTGGTTCTTCGACCTGCGCCAGGGCGTGAAGTTCCATGACGGCACGCCCTTCACCGCCGACGATGTCGTGTTCTCGCTCAACCGCGCCAACAGCGGCGGCTCGAACATGAAGGCCTACTTCGCCTCGATGAAGGAGATCCGCAAGGTCAGCGACTTCCGCATCGAGGTCGAGACCAAGTATCCCGATCCGCTGCTCGCCTCGAAGTGGGCGGCGATCCTGATCATGTCCAAGGCCTGGGCCGAGAAGAACAACGCCGCGGTCGCCTCGGACGCCACCAAGAACGAGGAGAACTTCGCCACCCGCAACGCCATGGGCACCGGCGCCTTCATCCTGAAGGAGCGCAAGGCGGGCGAGAAGACCATCCTGGTGAAGAACCCGAACTGGTGGGACAAGGCGACCCACAACCTCGACGAGGTGATCTTCACGCCGGTGCCCAATGCGGCGACCCGTGTCGCCGCGCTGAAGGCCGGCGACATCGACATGATGTACGAGGTGCCGCCGCAGGACACCGACAACCTCAAGCGCGACGCCAACGTCAATGTCATCGAGGGCCCCGAGACGCGCGTCGTCTATCTCGGCTTCGACGTCGAGCGCGACGAGCTGCTGGAGTCCAACATCAAGGGCAAGAACCCGTTCAAGGACAAGCGGGTGCGCGAGGCCTTCTTCCGCTCGATCGACGTCGAGGCGATCAAGCGCACGGTCATGCGCGGCCAGTCCTTCCCGACTTCGCTGATGGTGGCGCCGGGAATCAACGGCTACGTCAAGGAGCTCGACAAGCGGCCGGCGCTCCTGAAGCCGGACGAGGCCAAGAAGCTGCTGGCCGACGCGGGCTACCCGCAGGGCTTCGAGGTCGGCTTCGACTGCCCGAACGATCGCTACGTCAACGACGAGAAGATCTGCCAGGCGGTCGTCGGCATGCTGGCGCGCATCGGCGTCAAGGTGAACCTGCTGGCGCAGACGCGCAGCAAGTACTTCACCAAGATCCTGCGCAAGAGCGACTTCAAGCCGGGCGAGACCAGCTTCTACATGCTGGGCTGGTCGCCGGCGGCGACCTACGACGTGCACAACGTTTTCGAGGCGCTGATCCAGACGCCCAGCGCCACGACCAAGAAGGGCGCCTTCAACGTCAGCGGCTACTCGAACAAGGCGATCGACGAGCTGGCCGACAAGATCGAAGGCGAGACCGACACGGCAAAGCGCAACGCCATGATCGTCGAGGCCACCAGGCTCTACACCCAGGACTACGCCTACATCCCGCTGCACCAGCAGGCGGTGGTCTGGGCGGCGCGCAAGAACGTCAGCCTGCACCAGCCGGCGGACAACCGCTTCCCGCTGCGCTTCGTCACGCTGAAGTAG
- a CDS encoding Flp family type IVb pilin, translating into MLKLLHELVTDLWYDESGTVVIEYTMLATLVAMAILTSVQFIGTNLGANVANTVSHFQ; encoded by the coding sequence ATGCTGAAGCTGCTCCACGAACTGGTCACCGACCTCTGGTACGACGAGTCCGGCACCGTCGTCATCGAGTACACGATGCTCGCGACCCTCGTCGCCATGGCCATCCTGACGTCGGTGCAATTCATCGGCACGAACCTTGGCGCGAACGTCGCAAACACGGTCAGCCACTTCCAGTAG
- a CDS encoding aspartate aminotransferase family protein, translating to MNQITRSLRGNSNAARDIASHLHPYTNFKKHESEGPLTIVRGRGVHVIDDDGKEYIEGMAGLWSASLGFDNERLAKVAYDQLRQLPFYHSFNHRSHEPAINLAEKLLEMAPVPMSKVFFANSGSEANDSVIKMVWYMNNALGRPQKKKIISRIKGYHGVTVASASLTGLPNNHKSFDLPIAGILHTSCPHHYRFGKDGESEEQFATRCAEELEALIQKEGPDTVAAMICEPVMGAGGVIVPPKGYYEKIQAVLKKHDVLLIADEVICGFGRTGNVWGSQTMGLKPDILSCAKALSASFLPISAVMVNERVYQALMSESDKIGVWGHGFTYSGHPVAAAVALEAQKIYDETDLFGHAARLAPHFQARLHSFSDHPLTGETMGVGLVGAVEVVADKKTKAVFEPAGAAGNRIAKHAMEMGLIIRNMADRIAICPPLVITQAETDELFNRLRKAFDAALAEMRADGSFKG from the coding sequence ATGAATCAGATCACGCGCTCGCTGCGCGGCAATTCCAACGCCGCGCGCGACATCGCCTCCCATCTGCATCCCTACACCAACTTCAAGAAGCACGAGAGCGAAGGTCCGCTGACCATCGTGCGCGGCCGCGGCGTGCACGTCATCGACGACGACGGCAAGGAGTACATCGAGGGAATGGCCGGCCTGTGGTCGGCCTCGCTCGGCTTCGACAACGAGCGCCTGGCCAAGGTCGCCTACGACCAGCTGCGCCAGCTGCCGTTCTATCACTCGTTCAACCACCGCAGCCACGAGCCGGCGATCAATCTCGCCGAGAAGCTGCTCGAGATGGCGCCGGTGCCGATGTCGAAGGTGTTCTTCGCCAATTCCGGCTCGGAGGCGAACGACAGCGTCATCAAGATGGTCTGGTACATGAACAATGCGCTGGGCCGGCCGCAGAAGAAGAAGATCATCAGCCGCATCAAGGGCTATCACGGCGTCACCGTGGCCTCGGCCAGCCTCACCGGCCTGCCCAACAACCACAAATCCTTCGACCTGCCGATCGCCGGCATCCTGCACACCAGCTGCCCGCACCACTACCGCTTCGGCAAGGACGGCGAGAGCGAGGAGCAGTTCGCGACGCGCTGCGCCGAGGAGCTCGAGGCGCTGATCCAGAAGGAGGGCCCCGACACGGTCGCGGCGATGATCTGCGAGCCGGTGATGGGTGCCGGCGGCGTCATCGTGCCGCCCAAGGGCTACTACGAGAAGATCCAGGCGGTGCTGAAGAAGCACGACGTCCTGCTGATCGCCGACGAGGTGATCTGCGGCTTCGGCCGGACCGGCAATGTCTGGGGCAGCCAGACCATGGGGTTGAAGCCCGACATCCTGAGCTGCGCCAAGGCGCTGTCGGCGTCGTTCCTGCCGATCTCGGCGGTGATGGTGAACGAGCGCGTCTACCAGGCGCTGATGAGCGAGAGCGACAAGATCGGCGTGTGGGGCCACGGCTTCACCTACTCCGGCCACCCGGTCGCCGCCGCCGTCGCACTCGAGGCGCAGAAGATCTACGACGAGACCGATCTCTTCGGTCACGCCGCGCGCCTGGCGCCGCACTTCCAGGCGCGCCTGCATTCGTTCAGTGACCATCCGCTGACCGGCGAGACGATGGGCGTCGGTCTGGTGGGCGCCGTCGAGGTGGTCGCCGACAAGAAGACCAAGGCGGTCTTCGAGCCGGCCGGCGCGGCCGGCAACAGGATTGCCAAGCACGCGATGGAGATGGGCCTGATCATCCGCAACATGGCGGATCGCATCGCCATCTGCCCGCCGCTGGTGATCACCCAGGCGGAGACCGACGAGCTGTTCAACCGCCTGCGCAAGGCCTTCGACGCCGCGCTGGCCGAGATGCGCGCCGACGGCAGCTTCAAGGGCTGA
- a CDS encoding LysR family transcriptional regulator, translating into MRALPSLNGVKAFEAAARRGGFAGAAEELGVTPAAISRLVRLLEARLAVPLFERRANGLRLTPAGIAFRDGLTPILDSLATLTAQICDAARGRVLTVGVGPTFAIRWLIPRLAAFRAEAPEVEVRITTGGATVPFAEDWTCGIRLGDGDWPGFVAERLFAADLSPVCAPSAAARLRKPEDLRRATLLRVAHAREDWPSWLKAAGLGELRVDGPLFEYYGHALQAAADGLGVAMGIRPYIDDDLAAGRLVAPFPLSVPKGTSWYLVYRPHRAVEEGFKAFRSWIAAAALRPARARSRRAKG; encoded by the coding sequence ATGCGCGCGCTGCCGTCGCTCAACGGCGTCAAGGCGTTCGAGGCCGCGGCCCGGCGCGGCGGCTTCGCCGGCGCGGCCGAGGAGCTCGGCGTCACGCCGGCGGCGATCAGCCGGCTGGTGCGCCTGCTCGAGGCGCGTCTGGCCGTGCCGCTGTTCGAGCGCCGCGCCAACGGCCTGCGGCTGACGCCGGCCGGCATCGCCTTTCGCGACGGCCTGACGCCGATCCTCGATTCGCTGGCGACGCTGACGGCGCAGATCTGCGACGCCGCGCGCGGCCGCGTGCTGACGGTGGGCGTCGGCCCGACCTTCGCCATCCGCTGGCTGATCCCGCGGCTGGCCGCCTTCCGCGCCGAGGCGCCGGAGGTCGAGGTGCGTATCACGACGGGCGGCGCCACCGTGCCGTTCGCCGAGGACTGGACCTGCGGCATCCGGCTGGGCGACGGCGACTGGCCCGGCTTCGTCGCCGAGCGGCTGTTCGCCGCCGATCTGTCGCCGGTCTGCGCGCCGTCGGCCGCGGCACGCCTGCGCAAGCCCGAGGATCTGCGGCGCGCGACCCTGCTGCGCGTCGCCCATGCGCGCGAGGACTGGCCCAGCTGGCTGAAGGCGGCGGGCCTCGGCGAGCTGCGGGTCGACGGGCCGCTGTTCGAGTATTACGGCCACGCCCTGCAGGCGGCGGCCGACGGGCTGGGCGTGGCCATGGGCATCCGTCCCTATATCGACGACGATCTCGCCGCCGGCCGGCTGGTGGCGCCGTTTCCGCTCTCCGTCCCCAAGGGCACCAGCTGGTACCTCGTCTACCGCCCGCACCGCGCGGTGGAGGAGGGCTTCAAGGCGTTCCGAAGCTGGATCGCCGCCGCGGCGCTCAGGCCAGCACGAGCGAGATCACGCCGAGCGAAAGGCTGA
- a CDS encoding sulfite exporter TauE/SafE family protein, producing the protein MTPLLMALLFAIMVATAFLSGIFGMAGGLILMGVLLALMPVPAAMVLHGVTQLASNGWRALLWRDHIVWKPVGYYMVGCALALGLWSLLTFVPTRPLALLFLGLSPFVVRLMPASLKPDPGKLLHGTIFGCACTSLMLLTGVSGPLLDTYFLGGAMDRRQLVATKATCQVLGHAIKLVYFGGIVTQAAGIDPILAGLAIAASLIGTTAARRILEAMSEKQFRTWANRIILVIATYYVGHGAWLMATL; encoded by the coding sequence ATGACGCCGCTGCTGATGGCCCTGCTCTTCGCGATCATGGTCGCGACCGCCTTCCTCTCGGGCATCTTCGGCATGGCCGGCGGCCTGATCCTGATGGGCGTGCTGCTCGCCCTGATGCCGGTGCCGGCCGCGATGGTGCTGCACGGGGTCACGCAGTTGGCCTCGAATGGCTGGCGCGCACTCCTGTGGCGCGACCACATCGTATGGAAGCCGGTCGGCTACTACATGGTGGGCTGCGCGCTGGCGCTGGGCCTGTGGTCGCTGCTGACCTTCGTGCCGACGCGGCCGCTGGCCCTGCTTTTTCTCGGCCTGTCGCCCTTCGTCGTGCGGCTGATGCCGGCATCGCTCAAGCCCGACCCGGGCAAGCTGCTGCACGGCACGATCTTCGGCTGCGCCTGCACCAGCCTGATGCTGCTGACCGGCGTATCCGGGCCGCTGCTCGACACCTATTTCCTCGGCGGCGCGATGGATCGCCGCCAGCTGGTGGCGACCAAGGCGACCTGCCAGGTGCTCGGCCACGCCATCAAGCTGGTCTATTTCGGCGGCATCGTCACCCAGGCCGCCGGGATCGATCCGATCCTTGCCGGCCTGGCCATCGCCGCCTCGCTGATCGGCACGACGGCGGCGCGGCGCATCCTCGAGGCCATGTCGGAAAAGCAGTTCCGCACCTGGGCCAACCGCATCATCCTGGTGATCGCGACCTACTATGTCGGTCACGGCGCCTGGCTGATGGCGACCTTATAG
- a CDS encoding c-type cytochrome: MDTLLACAVIAGQLCIGPQLAANDASRGKELWEARCTGCHSLEANRIGPLHRGVFGRKAGTAPGFSYSTALKNAGHTWNEATLDKWLAAPGQFVRGSRMGFSVGDANDRSDIIAYLKSVR; the protein is encoded by the coding sequence ATGGATACGCTTCTCGCCTGCGCGGTGATCGCGGGCCAGCTCTGCATCGGCCCGCAGCTCGCCGCCAACGACGCCAGTCGCGGCAAGGAATTGTGGGAGGCGCGCTGCACCGGCTGCCACTCGCTTGAGGCCAACCGCATCGGCCCGCTGCATCGCGGCGTGTTCGGCCGCAAGGCGGGCACCGCGCCGGGCTTCAGCTACTCGACGGCGCTGAAGAATGCCGGCCACACCTGGAACGAGGCGACGCTCGACAAGTGGCTCGCGGCACCGGGGCAGTTCGTCCGCGGCAGCCGCATGGGCTTCTCGGTCGGCGACGCCAACGACCGCTCCGACATCATCGCCTATCTGAAGAGCGTCCGTTGA
- a CDS encoding cupin domain-containing protein — protein sequence MPAHDHPTTEECMVLSGDMVIGDTVFYAGDFHAATAGVKHPALTSHNGGVIFIRGPIYEGYP from the coding sequence GTGCCGGCGCACGATCATCCGACGACCGAGGAATGCATGGTGCTGTCGGGCGACATGGTGATCGGCGACACGGTCTTTTATGCCGGCGACTTCCACGCCGCGACGGCGGGCGTGAAGCACCCGGCGCTGACCAGCCACAACGGCGGCGTGATCTTCATCCGCGGGCCCATCTACGAGGGATATCCATAA
- a CDS encoding serine hydrolase has protein sequence MLEARVDPSAGGSRGAFAAAVRSLLLCLSLLFIPSITRAAPDEEALGKAAGYPVGTRETWFADEKLRVGSYSHLDTILPHNRIGRADSARPLPIAAAVPGYTYRYFSEKRTIDDFLAGRRVTGLMVVKDGVVQVERYQYDRTAAHRLLSNSIAKSIAAIAVGFALAEGRIRSLDDHAAVYAPGLAGSAYGETPIRALLRMGSGVAFAERYDGKDDLTRFFKLHEAVGSVAALRTFSDRRHPPNTRFQYASTETAVLGYVLTGATGQSVSSYISDRLWRPMGAEADATWIVDSSRVEATMGYLNATLRDFGRLAMLLADDGVRDGRQIIPRDFLLEATDHRRHPPAFEPGSATPYYGYGYKFWLFPGRARRFGLFGAHGQGIFVDPGLRLALVITAVERSATSDDGFGAERDALWRGLVAHYGKW, from the coding sequence ATGCTCGAAGCCCGGGTCGACCCATCGGCAGGCGGCAGCCGCGGTGCGTTCGCGGCCGCCGTGCGCAGCCTGCTGCTGTGCCTGAGCCTCCTCTTCATCCCATCGATCACGCGCGCCGCCCCCGACGAGGAGGCGCTGGGCAAGGCGGCCGGCTATCCCGTCGGCACGCGCGAGACCTGGTTCGCCGACGAGAAGCTGCGCGTCGGCTCGTACAGCCATCTCGACACCATCCTGCCGCACAACCGCATCGGGCGGGCGGACAGCGCGCGTCCGTTGCCGATCGCCGCCGCGGTTCCCGGCTATACCTATCGCTACTTCAGCGAGAAGCGGACGATCGACGACTTCCTCGCCGGCCGACGCGTCACCGGACTGATGGTGGTCAAGGACGGCGTCGTGCAGGTCGAGCGCTATCAGTACGACCGCACGGCAGCCCATCGCCTGCTGTCGAACTCCATCGCCAAGTCGATCGCCGCCATCGCCGTCGGCTTCGCGCTGGCCGAGGGCCGCATCCGCTCGCTCGACGATCACGCCGCGGTCTACGCTCCGGGCCTTGCCGGATCGGCCTACGGCGAGACGCCGATCCGCGCGCTGCTGCGCATGGGCTCGGGTGTTGCCTTCGCGGAGCGTTACGACGGCAAGGACGATCTCACCAGGTTCTTCAAGCTGCACGAGGCGGTCGGCAGCGTGGCGGCGCTGCGCACCTTCTCCGACCGCAGGCACCCGCCGAACACCCGCTTCCAGTACGCCTCGACCGAGACGGCCGTGCTCGGCTACGTGCTGACCGGCGCCACCGGGCAGAGCGTGTCGTCCTACATATCCGACCGGCTGTGGCGGCCGATGGGCGCCGAGGCCGACGCGACCTGGATCGTTGATTCCTCGCGCGTCGAGGCCACCATGGGCTACCTCAATGCCACCCTGCGCGATTTTGGCCGGCTGGCGATGCTGCTGGCCGATGACGGCGTGCGCGACGGCAGGCAGATCATCCCGCGCGACTTCCTGCTCGAGGCGACCGACCATCGCCGCCATCCGCCGGCCTTCGAGCCGGGTTCGGCGACGCCGTACTACGGCTATGGCTACAAGTTCTGGCTCTTCCCGGGCCGGGCTCGTCGTTTCGGGCTGTTCGGTGCGCACGGACAAGGGATCTTCGTCGATCCCGGGCTGCGCCTCGCCCTGGTGATCACCGCGGTTGAGCGCTCGGCGACCAGCGACGACGGCTTCGGCGCCGAACGCGACGCGCTGTGGCGCGGGCTGGTCGCGCATTACGGGAAATGGTGA
- the hemA gene encoding 5-aminolevulinate synthase: MSFDYTGFFAEQLAALKAEGRYRVFADLERLADRFPLALYRDERGRAREVTVWCSNDYLAMGSHPVVTGAMAAAILRQGAGAGGTRNISGTNHLHVELEHELADLHGKDAALVFTSGYVANETTLGTLASRLPGCVVFSDAFNHASMIAGIRNSRAPYHIFRHNDPDHLRELLAAADPKVPKLVAFESVYSMDGDIAPISTLCDVAQEFGALTYLDEVHAVGMYGARGAGVAERDGVMHRLDVIQGTLAKGFGVVGGYVAADAGLVDFIRSNGNGFIFSTSMPPSIAAGALAAVRYLKSEGAERRARHQERAATLKARLAAVGLPVMPSVSHIVPLFVGDAALCKAASDLLMDRHDIYVQPINYPTVGRGAERLRITPTPAHDDAAMDRLVAALVDVWQTLMPERRQAAE; this comes from the coding sequence ATGTCGTTCGACTACACCGGTTTCTTCGCCGAGCAGCTGGCGGCGCTGAAGGCCGAGGGGCGCTATCGGGTCTTCGCCGATCTCGAGCGGCTGGCGGACCGGTTCCCGCTGGCGCTCTACCGCGACGAGCGCGGCCGGGCGCGCGAAGTCACCGTGTGGTGCAGCAACGACTACCTGGCGATGGGCAGCCATCCGGTGGTCACCGGGGCGATGGCCGCGGCGATCCTCAGGCAGGGCGCGGGCGCCGGCGGCACGCGCAACATCTCCGGCACCAACCACCTGCATGTCGAGCTGGAGCACGAGCTCGCCGACCTGCACGGCAAGGACGCCGCCCTGGTGTTCACCTCGGGCTATGTCGCCAACGAGACGACGCTGGGCACGCTGGCCTCGCGCCTGCCCGGCTGCGTGGTGTTCTCCGACGCCTTCAACCACGCCTCGATGATCGCCGGCATCCGCAACAGCCGCGCGCCCTACCACATTTTTCGTCACAACGATCCCGACCATCTGCGCGAGCTGCTGGCGGCCGCCGATCCGAAGGTGCCGAAGCTGGTGGCCTTCGAGTCGGTGTACTCGATGGACGGCGACATCGCGCCGATCAGCACGCTGTGCGACGTGGCGCAGGAGTTCGGCGCGCTGACCTATCTCGACGAGGTGCACGCCGTGGGCATGTACGGCGCGCGCGGCGCCGGCGTGGCCGAGCGCGACGGCGTGATGCATCGCCTCGACGTCATCCAGGGTACCCTCGCCAAGGGCTTTGGCGTGGTCGGCGGCTATGTCGCGGCCGATGCCGGGCTGGTCGACTTCATCCGCAGCAACGGCAACGGCTTCATCTTCAGCACCTCGATGCCGCCTTCGATCGCCGCCGGCGCGCTGGCCGCGGTGCGCTATCTGAAGAGCGAGGGCGCCGAGCGCCGCGCGCGGCACCAGGAGCGCGCCGCGACGCTCAAGGCCCGGCTGGCGGCCGTGGGCCTGCCGGTGATGCCCTCGGTCAGCCATATCGTGCCGCTGTTCGTCGGCGACGCCGCGCTGTGCAAGGCGGCCAGCGACCTGCTGATGGATCGCCATGACATCTACGTGCAGCCGATCAACTATCCCACCGTGGGGCGCGGCGCCGAACGCCTGCGCATCACGCCGACGCCGGCGCACGACGACGCGGCGATGGATCGCCTGGTCGCCGCCCTGGTCGATGTCTGGCAGACCCTGATGCCCGAGCGGCGTCAGGCGGCCGAGTAG